The following proteins come from a genomic window of Armatimonadota bacterium:
- a CDS encoding alpha/beta fold hydrolase, giving the protein MFTVDLAGEVRQWTSGELGSMRPIVAPDGTTVAFLHGGEERLWLLDLPTGAARPLLAEGSYDLHHGCFCPDGSRLVVTQFCGDYMEVAAMVEVATGHVTPATPRVHELTRCSWSPSGACISFVRDRQHVVLVSPEGETLCEAALGGGRVMAGFSTSPVWAAKADVLAAMDEQGNAWVGNVRMPFRQITFFPAVKPLPCEPAEVSYPSSDAVEVPALLLVPPVPLSGRAIVWVHGGPGATVWRDLITLPHLRRYLEVMLQAGFVVLAPDYRGSSGHGEEWQSVPPEQRGIVDVDDVAAGARYLVSRGLAKQRSVAVAGYSFGGYLTLMSLARHPDTFACGVSLYGVLNPRRQPGAFGAKFGDEIPEERLARQSPLLMMDQVRAPLLITHAGQENMATEEEVRRIQGALTQHGGICEVTIFTDDTHGFPLHTEEACEALVAFCRRHLGGRI; this is encoded by the coding sequence GTGTTCACGGTCGACCTTGCCGGTGAGGTCCGCCAGTGGACCTCCGGCGAGCTGGGCAGCATGCGGCCTATCGTCGCTCCGGACGGCACGACAGTCGCCTTTCTGCACGGCGGCGAAGAGCGCCTCTGGCTGCTCGACCTCCCAACGGGCGCTGCGCGGCCGCTCCTGGCGGAGGGCTCGTACGACCTCCACCACGGCTGCTTTTGTCCCGATGGCTCCCGCCTGGTCGTGACGCAGTTCTGCGGCGACTACATGGAAGTTGCCGCGATGGTCGAGGTGGCCACTGGGCACGTGACGCCCGCCACGCCGCGCGTGCACGAGCTCACCAGGTGTTCGTGGTCTCCCTCCGGCGCCTGCATCTCGTTCGTGCGCGACCGGCAGCACGTGGTGCTCGTGTCGCCGGAGGGAGAGACGCTTTGCGAAGCGGCACTCGGGGGCGGTCGCGTCATGGCCGGGTTCTCTACTTCACCTGTGTGGGCGGCGAAGGCCGACGTGCTGGCCGCGATGGACGAGCAGGGCAACGCGTGGGTGGGAAACGTACGCATGCCGTTCCGACAGATCACGTTCTTCCCTGCGGTGAAGCCCTTACCGTGCGAACCGGCGGAGGTGAGCTACCCCAGCAGCGATGCAGTGGAGGTCCCAGCGCTGCTGCTGGTACCACCGGTGCCGTTGTCCGGCCGCGCCATCGTCTGGGTACATGGAGGCCCCGGGGCGACGGTGTGGCGTGACCTTATTACACTGCCGCACCTTCGTAGGTACTTGGAGGTTATGCTGCAGGCGGGCTTCGTGGTGCTGGCGCCGGACTACCGAGGCTCGTCAGGTCATGGTGAGGAGTGGCAGTCGGTCCCGCCCGAACAACGCGGGATTGTGGATGTGGACGACGTTGCCGCCGGGGCGCGCTACCTTGTAAGCCGCGGCCTGGCGAAGCAGCGTTCAGTGGCCGTGGCCGGCTATAGCTTTGGCGGCTACCTCACGCTGATGTCGCTCGCCCGACATCCAGACACCTTCGCGTGCGGCGTCTCGCTCTATGGAGTCCTCAATCCAAGGCGGCAACCGGGCGCCTTCGGGGCCAAGTTCGGGGACGAGATCCCAGAGGAGCGGCTGGCTCGCCAGTCGCCGCTGCTGATGATGGACCAGGTGCGCGCCCCTCTCCTCATCACCCACGCAGGGCAAGAGAACATGGCCACCGAGGAGGAGGTGAGACGAATCCAGGGGGCGCTCACGCAGCATGGGGGCATCTGTGAAGTCACCATCTTCACCGACGACACGCACGGCTTCCCCCTGCATACTGAAGAGGCATGCGAGGCGTTGGTCGCGTTCTGTCGGCGTCACTTGGGAGGTCGCATCTGA